The following are encoded in a window of Gossypium raimondii isolate GPD5lz chromosome 13, ASM2569854v1, whole genome shotgun sequence genomic DNA:
- the LOC105783639 gene encoding DNA polymerase delta catalytic subunit isoform X2 produces the protein MNKGGNPRKRPPPPSSHQPSPASKHQATTPTPPPPSTEEDFVDEDVFFDETLMGEEDVESLILRDFEERQALASRLSKWARPPLSDAYISQSRSIVFQQLEIDYVIGESHKGLLPDSSGQAAIIRIFGVTGEGHSVCCLVHGFEPYFYISCPPGMGPDDISHFHQTLEGRMKEMNRNSKVPKFVRRIELVQKRSIMYYQQQKSQPFLKIVVALPTMVATCRGILDRGIQIDGLGMKSFITYESNVLFALRFMIDCNIVGGNWIEIPAGKYKKTAKNMSYCQLEFDCLYSDLISHAPEGEFSKMAPFRILSFDIECAGRKGHFPEPSHDPVIQVANLVTLQGEDQPFIRNVMTLKSCSPIVGVDVMSFDTEKEVLLAWREFIREVDPDIIIGYNICKFDLPYLIERAQTLGIAEFPILGRIRNSRVRVKDTTFSSRQYGTRESKEVTVEGRVQFDLLQAMQRDYKLSSYSLNSVSAHFLSEQKEDVHHSIISDLQNGNAETRRRLAVYCLKDAYLPQRLLDKLMYVYNYVEMARVTGVPISFLLSRGQSIKVLSQLLRKSKQKNLVIPNVKQAGSEQGTFEGATVLEAKAGFYEKPIATLDFASLYPSIMMAYNLCYCTLVTPEDVRKLNLPPECVNRTPSGETFVKPELQKGILPEILEELLAARKRAKADLKEAKDPLEKAVLDGRQLALKVSANSVYGFTGATVGQLPCLEISSSVTSYGRQMIEHTKKLVEDKFTVLGGYEHNAEVIYGDTDSVMVQFGVSDVEAAMNLGREAAEHISGTFTKPIKLEFEKVYYPYLLISKKRYAGLYWTNPQKFDKMDTKGIETVRRDNCLLVKNLVTECLHKILIDRDIPGAVQYVKNTISDLLMNRMDLSLLVITKGLTKTGDDYEVKAAHVELAERMRKRDPATAPNVGDRVPYVIIKAAKGAKAYERSEDPIYVLENNIPIDPQYYLENQISKPLLRIFEPILKNASKELLHGSHTRSISISTPSNSGIMKFAKKQLSCIGCKALICNSDRTLCSHCKGREAELYYKTVSQVSELEELFGRLWTQCQECQGSLHQDVLCTSRDCPIFYRRKKAQKDMVEAKRQLDRWNF, from the exons ATGAACAAGGGCGGCAACCCACGGAAGAGGCCACCACCGCCTTCTTCACACCAGCCATCTCCGGCTTCGAAGCACCAAGCGACGACTCCGACGCCTCCCCCACCGTCGACGGAAGAAGATTTCGTCGACGAAGATGTCTTCTTTGACGAAACCCTTATGGGGGAAGAAGACGTGGAATCCCTAATTCTACGCGACTTCGAGGAACGTCAAGCTCTCGCTTCTCGTCTTTCCAAGTGGGCTCGCCCTCCTCTCTCTGATGCCTACATTTCCCAGTCTCGTAGCATTG ttttccaacaattggagaTTGATTATGTGATTGGAGAGAGTCATAAAGGTTTGCTGCCTGATTCTTCTGGTCAAGCTGCCATTATCCGAATTTTCGGGGTTACTGGAGAAG GACATAGCGTTTGTTGTCTTGTTCATGGATTTGAGCCGTATTTCTACATTAGCTGCCCTCCAGGAATGGGTCCCGATGATATCTCACATTTTCATCAAACGCTTGAG GGTAGGATGAAGGAGATGAACAGAAACAGCAAGGTACCGAAGTTTGTTCGACGTATTGAATTGGTTCAGAAAAGAAGTATTATGTATTACCAGCAACAAAAGTCTCAACCTTTTCTCAAGATTGTAGTGGCATTGCCAACAATGGTTGCTACCTGTCGTG GCATTCTTGATAGAGGCATACAAATTGATGGCCTTGGTATGAAGAGCTTCATTACATATGAAAGCAATGTTCTTTTTGCACTGCGTTTCATGATTGATTGCAATATTGTTGGTGGTAATTGGATTGAGATACCGGCTGGTAAATATAAGAAGACAGCAAAGAATATGTCCTACTGCCAATTGGAGTTTGATTGCTT GTATTCAGATTTGATTAGCCATGCCCCTGAGGGGGAATTCTCAAAGATGGCTCCATTTCGCATATTGAGTTTTGATATAGAGTGTGCTGGTCGCAAAGGTCATTTTCCAGAGCCTTCTCATGATCCTGTAATCCAG GTAGCAAATCTAGTTACTTTGCAAGGAGAAGATCAGCCATTCATTCGTAATGTCATGACCCTTAAGTCATGCTCCCCAATAGTTGGTGTTGATGTAATGTCTTTTGATACAGAAAAAGAAGTCTTGCTTGCTTGGAGG GAATTTATCCGTGAAGTGGACCCTGATATTATAATTGGATATAACATTTGCAAGTTTGATTTGCCATATCTTATTGAg AGAGCACAAACACTTGGAATAGCAGAGTTTCCGATACTTGGCCGCATCAGGAATAGTAGGGTTCGTGTAAAAGATACAACATTTTCTTCTAG ACAGTATGGAACTAGGGAGAGCAAAGAAGTTACTGTGGAGGGGAGAGTTCAATTTGATTTGCTCCAG gcTATGCAAAGGGACTACAAACTAAGTTCTTATTCATTGAATTCAGTTTCAGCACACTTTCTATCTGAGCAG AAAGAGGATGTTCACCATTCAATAATATCAGATCTTCAGAATGGAAATGCTGAGACTAGGAGGCGTCTTGCTGTCTATTGTTTGAAG GATGCTTACCTTCCCCAAAGGCTTTTGGATAAACTAATGTATGTTTACAATTATGTTGAGATGGCTCGTGTCACAGGTGTGCctatatcttttcttctttctagAGGACAAAGCATCAAG GTACTTTCTCAACTTCTTAGGAAGTCGAAGCAGAAGAACCTTGTTATTCCAAATGTCAAACAAGCAGGATCTGAACAGGGAACGTTTGAAGGTGCAACT GTGTTGGAAGCGAAAGCAGGATTCTATGAAAAGCCAATTGCAACACTGGATTTTGCGTCTTTGTATCCATCAATTATGATGGCATATAATTTATGCTATTGCACATTG GTGACTCCTGAAGATGTTCGCAAACTCAACCTCCCACCAGAATGTGTTAACAGAACTCCGTCTGGTGAAACATTTGTTAAACCAGAGCTACAGAAg GGGATACTTCCAGAAATATTGGAAGAGCTATTAGCTGCTCGTAAACGAGCAAAAGCTGATTTGAAG GAAGCAAAGGATCCACTTGAGAAAGCTGTTCTAGATGGCCGACAGCTGGCCTTGAAG GTAAGTGCAAATTCTGTATATGGATTTACAGGAGCTACTGTTGGTCAGTTACCATGTTTAGAGATTTCTTCGAGTGTTACAAGCTATG GTCGCCAAATGATTGAGCACACCAAGAAGCTTGTTGAAGATAAATTTACAGTGCTAGGAGGCTATGAACACAATGCTGAG GTTATATATGGGGACACAGATTCGGTGATGGTACAATTTGGTGTGTCTGATGTAGAAGCAGCAATGAACTTGGGGAGAGAAGCTGCAGAACACATCAGTGGAACTTTTACAAAA CCCATCAAGCTAGAGTTTGAGAAGGTTTATTATCCCTATCTTTTGATTAGCAAGAAAAGATATGCTGGTTTATATTGGACAAATCCACAAAAGTTTGACAAAATGGACACTAAAG GCATCGAAACTGTTCGAAGAGACAATTGTTTATTGGTCAAAAACCTTGTAACTGAATGCCTGCACAAAATACTGATTGATAGAGATATTCCTGGTGCAGTTCAATATGTCAAGAATACCATTTCAGATCTTCTCATGAATCGGATGGATTTGTCACTTTTGGTTATTACTAAG GGTCTGACAAAAACTGGAGATGATTATGAGGTAAAAGCTGCTCATGTTGAACTTGCTGAACGTATGCGCAAG CGAGATCCTGCGACTGCTCCAAATGTTGGGGATCGGGTGCCTTATGTCATTATTAAAGCTGCAAAAGGCGCCAAG GCTTATGAGAGGTCAGAGGACCCAATCTATGTGCTAGAAAATAACATCCCCATAGATCCTCAATATTaccttgaaaatcaaattagcAAG CcacttttaagaatttttgagCCCATTTTAAAGAATGCTAGCAAGGAACTTCTCCATGGGAGTCACACAAGATCCATTTCCATATCAACTCCGTCAAACAGTGGAATAatgaaatttgcaaagaaacaacTTAGTTGTATTGGCTGCAAAGCGCTAATTTG CAATTCAGATCGAACACTCTGTTCACACTGCAAGGGAAGAGAGGCAGAactttattataaaacagtttctCAAG TGTCAGAACTTGAGGAGCTTTTTGGGAGGCTATGGACACAGTGCCAAGAGTGTCAAGGCTCTCTTCACCAGGATGTGCTCTGCACTAG TCGGGATTGTCCAATATTTTACCGGAGAAAGAAAGCACAGAAAGATATGGTAGAAGCCAAGCGGCAGTTGGACCGGTGGAACTTTTAA
- the LOC105783639 gene encoding DNA polymerase delta catalytic subunit isoform X1: MNKGGNPRKRPPPPSSHQPSPASKHQATTPTPPPPSTEEDFVDEDVFFDETLMGEEDVESLILRDFEERQALASRLSKWARPPLSDAYISQSRSIVFQQLEIDYVIGESHKGLLPDSSGQAAIIRIFGVTGEGHSVCCLVHGFEPYFYISCPPGMGPDDISHFHQTLEGRMKEMNRNSKVPKFVRRIELVQKRSIMYYQQQKSQPFLKIVVALPTMVATCRGILDRGIQIDGLGMKSFITYESNVLFALRFMIDCNIVGGNWIEIPAGKYKKTAKNMSYCQLEFDCLYSDLISHAPEGEFSKMAPFRILSFDIECAGRKGHFPEPSHDPVIQVANLVTLQGEDQPFIRNVMTLKSCSPIVGVDVMSFDTEKEVLLAWREFIREVDPDIIIGYNICKFDLPYLIERAQTLGIAEFPILGRIRNSRVRVKDTTFSSRQYGTRESKEVTVEGRVQFDLLQAMQRDYKLSSYSLNSVSAHFLSEQKEDVHHSIISDLQNGNAETRRRLAVYCLKDAYLPQRLLDKLMYVYNYVEMARVTGVPISFLLSRGQSIKVLSQLLRKSKQKNLVIPNVKQAGSEQGTFEGATVLEAKAGFYEKPIATLDFASLYPSIMMAYNLCYCTLVTPEDVRKLNLPPECVNRTPSGETFVKPELQKGILPEILEELLAARKRAKADLKEAKDPLEKAVLDGRQLALKVSANSVYGFTGATVGQLPCLEISSSVTSYGRQMIEHTKKLVEDKFTVLGGYEHNAEVIYGDTDSVMVQFGVSDVEAAMNLGREAAEHISGTFTKEGEVFCNCLSRNVLHLVIIFCKKRYAGLYWTNPQKFDKMDTKGIETVRRDNCLLVKNLVTECLHKILIDRDIPGAVQYVKNTISDLLMNRMDLSLLVITKGLTKTGDDYEVKAAHVELAERMRKRDPATAPNVGDRVPYVIIKAAKGAKAYERSEDPIYVLENNIPIDPQYYLENQISKPLLRIFEPILKNASKELLHGSHTRSISISTPSNSGIMKFAKKQLSCIGCKALICNSDRTLCSHCKGREAELYYKTVSQVSELEELFGRLWTQCQECQGSLHQDVLCTSRDCPIFYRRKKAQKDMVEAKRQLDRWNF; this comes from the exons ATGAACAAGGGCGGCAACCCACGGAAGAGGCCACCACCGCCTTCTTCACACCAGCCATCTCCGGCTTCGAAGCACCAAGCGACGACTCCGACGCCTCCCCCACCGTCGACGGAAGAAGATTTCGTCGACGAAGATGTCTTCTTTGACGAAACCCTTATGGGGGAAGAAGACGTGGAATCCCTAATTCTACGCGACTTCGAGGAACGTCAAGCTCTCGCTTCTCGTCTTTCCAAGTGGGCTCGCCCTCCTCTCTCTGATGCCTACATTTCCCAGTCTCGTAGCATTG ttttccaacaattggagaTTGATTATGTGATTGGAGAGAGTCATAAAGGTTTGCTGCCTGATTCTTCTGGTCAAGCTGCCATTATCCGAATTTTCGGGGTTACTGGAGAAG GACATAGCGTTTGTTGTCTTGTTCATGGATTTGAGCCGTATTTCTACATTAGCTGCCCTCCAGGAATGGGTCCCGATGATATCTCACATTTTCATCAAACGCTTGAG GGTAGGATGAAGGAGATGAACAGAAACAGCAAGGTACCGAAGTTTGTTCGACGTATTGAATTGGTTCAGAAAAGAAGTATTATGTATTACCAGCAACAAAAGTCTCAACCTTTTCTCAAGATTGTAGTGGCATTGCCAACAATGGTTGCTACCTGTCGTG GCATTCTTGATAGAGGCATACAAATTGATGGCCTTGGTATGAAGAGCTTCATTACATATGAAAGCAATGTTCTTTTTGCACTGCGTTTCATGATTGATTGCAATATTGTTGGTGGTAATTGGATTGAGATACCGGCTGGTAAATATAAGAAGACAGCAAAGAATATGTCCTACTGCCAATTGGAGTTTGATTGCTT GTATTCAGATTTGATTAGCCATGCCCCTGAGGGGGAATTCTCAAAGATGGCTCCATTTCGCATATTGAGTTTTGATATAGAGTGTGCTGGTCGCAAAGGTCATTTTCCAGAGCCTTCTCATGATCCTGTAATCCAG GTAGCAAATCTAGTTACTTTGCAAGGAGAAGATCAGCCATTCATTCGTAATGTCATGACCCTTAAGTCATGCTCCCCAATAGTTGGTGTTGATGTAATGTCTTTTGATACAGAAAAAGAAGTCTTGCTTGCTTGGAGG GAATTTATCCGTGAAGTGGACCCTGATATTATAATTGGATATAACATTTGCAAGTTTGATTTGCCATATCTTATTGAg AGAGCACAAACACTTGGAATAGCAGAGTTTCCGATACTTGGCCGCATCAGGAATAGTAGGGTTCGTGTAAAAGATACAACATTTTCTTCTAG ACAGTATGGAACTAGGGAGAGCAAAGAAGTTACTGTGGAGGGGAGAGTTCAATTTGATTTGCTCCAG gcTATGCAAAGGGACTACAAACTAAGTTCTTATTCATTGAATTCAGTTTCAGCACACTTTCTATCTGAGCAG AAAGAGGATGTTCACCATTCAATAATATCAGATCTTCAGAATGGAAATGCTGAGACTAGGAGGCGTCTTGCTGTCTATTGTTTGAAG GATGCTTACCTTCCCCAAAGGCTTTTGGATAAACTAATGTATGTTTACAATTATGTTGAGATGGCTCGTGTCACAGGTGTGCctatatcttttcttctttctagAGGACAAAGCATCAAG GTACTTTCTCAACTTCTTAGGAAGTCGAAGCAGAAGAACCTTGTTATTCCAAATGTCAAACAAGCAGGATCTGAACAGGGAACGTTTGAAGGTGCAACT GTGTTGGAAGCGAAAGCAGGATTCTATGAAAAGCCAATTGCAACACTGGATTTTGCGTCTTTGTATCCATCAATTATGATGGCATATAATTTATGCTATTGCACATTG GTGACTCCTGAAGATGTTCGCAAACTCAACCTCCCACCAGAATGTGTTAACAGAACTCCGTCTGGTGAAACATTTGTTAAACCAGAGCTACAGAAg GGGATACTTCCAGAAATATTGGAAGAGCTATTAGCTGCTCGTAAACGAGCAAAAGCTGATTTGAAG GAAGCAAAGGATCCACTTGAGAAAGCTGTTCTAGATGGCCGACAGCTGGCCTTGAAG GTAAGTGCAAATTCTGTATATGGATTTACAGGAGCTACTGTTGGTCAGTTACCATGTTTAGAGATTTCTTCGAGTGTTACAAGCTATG GTCGCCAAATGATTGAGCACACCAAGAAGCTTGTTGAAGATAAATTTACAGTGCTAGGAGGCTATGAACACAATGCTGAG GTTATATATGGGGACACAGATTCGGTGATGGTACAATTTGGTGTGTCTGATGTAGAAGCAGCAATGAACTTGGGGAGAGAAGCTGCAGAACACATCAGTGGAACTTTTACAAAA GAAGGGGAAGTGTTCTGCAACTGTCTGAGCCGTAATGTGTTACACTTGGTTATAATATTCTG CAAGAAAAGATATGCTGGTTTATATTGGACAAATCCACAAAAGTTTGACAAAATGGACACTAAAG GCATCGAAACTGTTCGAAGAGACAATTGTTTATTGGTCAAAAACCTTGTAACTGAATGCCTGCACAAAATACTGATTGATAGAGATATTCCTGGTGCAGTTCAATATGTCAAGAATACCATTTCAGATCTTCTCATGAATCGGATGGATTTGTCACTTTTGGTTATTACTAAG GGTCTGACAAAAACTGGAGATGATTATGAGGTAAAAGCTGCTCATGTTGAACTTGCTGAACGTATGCGCAAG CGAGATCCTGCGACTGCTCCAAATGTTGGGGATCGGGTGCCTTATGTCATTATTAAAGCTGCAAAAGGCGCCAAG GCTTATGAGAGGTCAGAGGACCCAATCTATGTGCTAGAAAATAACATCCCCATAGATCCTCAATATTaccttgaaaatcaaattagcAAG CcacttttaagaatttttgagCCCATTTTAAAGAATGCTAGCAAGGAACTTCTCCATGGGAGTCACACAAGATCCATTTCCATATCAACTCCGTCAAACAGTGGAATAatgaaatttgcaaagaaacaacTTAGTTGTATTGGCTGCAAAGCGCTAATTTG CAATTCAGATCGAACACTCTGTTCACACTGCAAGGGAAGAGAGGCAGAactttattataaaacagtttctCAAG TGTCAGAACTTGAGGAGCTTTTTGGGAGGCTATGGACACAGTGCCAAGAGTGTCAAGGCTCTCTTCACCAGGATGTGCTCTGCACTAG TCGGGATTGTCCAATATTTTACCGGAGAAAGAAAGCACAGAAAGATATGGTAGAAGCCAAGCGGCAGTTGGACCGGTGGAACTTTTAA